Proteins encoded by one window of Panicum virgatum strain AP13 chromosome 7N, P.virgatum_v5, whole genome shotgun sequence:
- the LOC120682815 gene encoding 3-oxoacyl-[acyl-carrier-protein] synthase I, chloroplastic isoform X2, translating to MQAPAHTLGLRLPPPSSARPRPGRRPAVRAAAAATQAAPRRETDPRKRVVITGMGLVSVFGTDVGAFYDRLLQGESGVGPIDRFDAGSFPTRFAAQIRGFSSEGYIDGKNDRRLDDCLRYCIVSGKKALENAGLAKGSDAHAKLDKVRAGVLVGTGMGGLTVFSDGVQNLIEKGYRKISPFFIPYAITNMGSALLAMDVGFMGPNYSISTACATSNYCFYAAANHIRRGEADIIIAGGTEAAIIPIGLGGFVACVLVMESLEHAMKRDAPIIAEYLGGAVNCDAYHMTDPRSDGLGVSSCIKKSLEDAGVAPEEVNYINAHATSTLAGDLAEVRAIKQVFNNTSEIKINSTKSMIGHCLGAAGGLEAIATVEAITTGLVHPTINQFNPEPEVEFDTVANEKKQHEVNVAISNSFGFGGHNSVVVFAPFKP from the exons ATGCAAGCGCCCGCGCACACCCTCGGGCTCCGCctgccccctccctcctccgctcGCCCGCGCCCGGGCCGGCGCCCGGCcgtccgcgcggcggcggccgccactcaggcggcgccgcggcgggagaCGGACCCGAGGAAACGGGTGGTGATCACGGGGATGGGTCTGGTGTCCGTGTTCGGGACCGACGTTGGCGCCTTCTACGACCGGCTCCTGCAGGGCGAGAGCGGGGTCGGCCCCATCGACCGCTTCGACGCCGGCAGCTTCCCCACCCGGTTCGCGGCCCAGATCAGGGGATTCTCGTCGGAGGGATACATCGACGGCAAAAACGACCGCAGGCTCGACGACTGCCTCCGATACTGCATCGTCAGCGGCAAGAAGGCGCTCGAGAACGCCGGTCTCGCCAAGGGCTCCGACGCGCACGCCAAG CTTGACAAAGTGCGTGCTGGAGTTCTCGTGGGGACTGGCATGGGTGGCCTTACAGTGTTTTCTGATGGCGTTCAGAATCTCATCGAGAAGGGATATAGAAAGATTTCACCCTTCTTCATTCCATATGCTATAACAAACATGGGCTCCGCGTTACTTGCAATGGATGTTGGTTTTATGGGTCCTAACTACTCAATTTCAACTGCATGTGCTACCTCCAACTATTGCTTTTATGCTGCTGCAAACCACATACGACGTGGTGAGGCTGATATAATCATAGCTGGTGGTACTGAAGCTGCAATTATTCCCATTGGCCTTGGAGGTTTTGTGGCCT GTGTACTG GTTATGGAGAGCCTGGAGCATGCAATGAAGCGTGATGCACCAATAATTGCAGAATACTTGGGAGGGGCAGTGAACTGTGACGCTTACCATATGACTGATCCTAGATCAGATGGACTGGGTGTATCTTCCTGTATCAAAAAGAGCCTTGAAGATGCAGGTGTTGCACCTGAGGAG GTGAACTACATTAATGCGCATGCAACTTCAACACTTGCTGGTGACTTGGCTGAAGTAAGAGCCATTAAGCAAGTCTTCAACAATACATCCGAGATAAAAATTAATTCAACGAAG TCAATGATAGGCCATTGCCTAGGTGCAGCTGGTGGATTAGAAGCTATAGCCACGGTAGAAGCTATAACTACTGGATTGGTGCATCCGACAATTAATCAATTT AACCCAGAGCCTGAAGTTGAGTTCGATACAGTAGCCAATGAAAAGAAGCAGCATGAAGTGAATGTTG CCATCTCAAATTCCTTTGGATTCGGAGGACACAACTCGGTGGTAGTATTTGCTCCATTCAAGCCGTGA
- the LOC120682815 gene encoding 3-oxoacyl-[acyl-carrier-protein] synthase I, chloroplastic isoform X1, giving the protein MQAPAHTLGLRLPPPSSARPRPGRRPAVRAAAAATQAAPRRETDPRKRVVITGMGLVSVFGTDVGAFYDRLLQGESGVGPIDRFDAGSFPTRFAAQIRGFSSEGYIDGKNDRRLDDCLRYCIVSGKKALENAGLAKGSDAHAKLDKVRAGVLVGTGMGGLTVFSDGVQNLIEKGYRKISPFFIPYAITNMGSALLAMDVGFMGPNYSISTACATSNYCFYAAANHIRRGEADIIIAGGTEAAIIPIGLGGFVACRALSQRNDDPTTASRPWDKERDGFVMGEGAGVLVMESLEHAMKRDAPIIAEYLGGAVNCDAYHMTDPRSDGLGVSSCIKKSLEDAGVAPEEVNYINAHATSTLAGDLAEVRAIKQVFNNTSEIKINSTKSMIGHCLGAAGGLEAIATVEAITTGLVHPTINQFNPEPEVEFDTVANEKKQHEVNVAISNSFGFGGHNSVVVFAPFKP; this is encoded by the exons ATGCAAGCGCCCGCGCACACCCTCGGGCTCCGCctgccccctccctcctccgctcGCCCGCGCCCGGGCCGGCGCCCGGCcgtccgcgcggcggcggccgccactcaggcggcgccgcggcgggagaCGGACCCGAGGAAACGGGTGGTGATCACGGGGATGGGTCTGGTGTCCGTGTTCGGGACCGACGTTGGCGCCTTCTACGACCGGCTCCTGCAGGGCGAGAGCGGGGTCGGCCCCATCGACCGCTTCGACGCCGGCAGCTTCCCCACCCGGTTCGCGGCCCAGATCAGGGGATTCTCGTCGGAGGGATACATCGACGGCAAAAACGACCGCAGGCTCGACGACTGCCTCCGATACTGCATCGTCAGCGGCAAGAAGGCGCTCGAGAACGCCGGTCTCGCCAAGGGCTCCGACGCGCACGCCAAG CTTGACAAAGTGCGTGCTGGAGTTCTCGTGGGGACTGGCATGGGTGGCCTTACAGTGTTTTCTGATGGCGTTCAGAATCTCATCGAGAAGGGATATAGAAAGATTTCACCCTTCTTCATTCCATATGCTATAACAAACATGGGCTCCGCGTTACTTGCAATGGATGTTGGTTTTATGGGTCCTAACTACTCAATTTCAACTGCATGTGCTACCTCCAACTATTGCTTTTATGCTGCTGCAAACCACATACGACGTGGTGAGGCTGATATAATCATAGCTGGTGGTACTGAAGCTGCAATTATTCCCATTGGCCTTGGAGGTTTTGTGGCCTGTAGGGCGCTATCACAGAGGAATGATGACCCGACAACTGCATCTAGGCCATGGGACAAGGAGAGGGATGGTTTTGTTATGGGTGAAGGTGCTGGTGTACTG GTTATGGAGAGCCTGGAGCATGCAATGAAGCGTGATGCACCAATAATTGCAGAATACTTGGGAGGGGCAGTGAACTGTGACGCTTACCATATGACTGATCCTAGATCAGATGGACTGGGTGTATCTTCCTGTATCAAAAAGAGCCTTGAAGATGCAGGTGTTGCACCTGAGGAG GTGAACTACATTAATGCGCATGCAACTTCAACACTTGCTGGTGACTTGGCTGAAGTAAGAGCCATTAAGCAAGTCTTCAACAATACATCCGAGATAAAAATTAATTCAACGAAG TCAATGATAGGCCATTGCCTAGGTGCAGCTGGTGGATTAGAAGCTATAGCCACGGTAGAAGCTATAACTACTGGATTGGTGCATCCGACAATTAATCAATTT AACCCAGAGCCTGAAGTTGAGTTCGATACAGTAGCCAATGAAAAGAAGCAGCATGAAGTGAATGTTG CCATCTCAAATTCCTTTGGATTCGGAGGACACAACTCGGTGGTAGTATTTGCTCCATTCAAGCCGTGA
- the LOC120682815 gene encoding 3-oxoacyl-[acyl-carrier-protein] synthase I, chloroplastic isoform X3: MQAPAHTLGLRLPPPSSARPRPGRRPAVRAAAAATQAAPRRETDPRKRVVITGMGLVSVFGTDVGAFYDRLLQGESGVGPIDRFDAGSFPTRFAAQIRGFSSEGYIDGKNDRRLDDCLRYCIVSGKKALENAGLAKGSDAHAKLDKVRAGVLVGTGMGGLTVFSDGVQNLIEKGYRKISPFFIPYAITNMGSALLAMDVGFMGPNYSISTACATSNYCFYAAANHIRRGEADIIIAGGTEAAIIPIGLGGFVACRALSQRNDDPTTASRPWDKERDGFVMGEGAGVLVMESLEHAMKRDAPIIAEYLGGAVNCDAYHMTDPRSDGLGVSSCIKKSLEDAGVAPEESMIGHCLGAAGGLEAIATVEAITTGLVHPTINQFNPEPEVEFDTVANEKKQHEVNVAISNSFGFGGHNSVVVFAPFKP; this comes from the exons ATGCAAGCGCCCGCGCACACCCTCGGGCTCCGCctgccccctccctcctccgctcGCCCGCGCCCGGGCCGGCGCCCGGCcgtccgcgcggcggcggccgccactcaggcggcgccgcggcgggagaCGGACCCGAGGAAACGGGTGGTGATCACGGGGATGGGTCTGGTGTCCGTGTTCGGGACCGACGTTGGCGCCTTCTACGACCGGCTCCTGCAGGGCGAGAGCGGGGTCGGCCCCATCGACCGCTTCGACGCCGGCAGCTTCCCCACCCGGTTCGCGGCCCAGATCAGGGGATTCTCGTCGGAGGGATACATCGACGGCAAAAACGACCGCAGGCTCGACGACTGCCTCCGATACTGCATCGTCAGCGGCAAGAAGGCGCTCGAGAACGCCGGTCTCGCCAAGGGCTCCGACGCGCACGCCAAG CTTGACAAAGTGCGTGCTGGAGTTCTCGTGGGGACTGGCATGGGTGGCCTTACAGTGTTTTCTGATGGCGTTCAGAATCTCATCGAGAAGGGATATAGAAAGATTTCACCCTTCTTCATTCCATATGCTATAACAAACATGGGCTCCGCGTTACTTGCAATGGATGTTGGTTTTATGGGTCCTAACTACTCAATTTCAACTGCATGTGCTACCTCCAACTATTGCTTTTATGCTGCTGCAAACCACATACGACGTGGTGAGGCTGATATAATCATAGCTGGTGGTACTGAAGCTGCAATTATTCCCATTGGCCTTGGAGGTTTTGTGGCCTGTAGGGCGCTATCACAGAGGAATGATGACCCGACAACTGCATCTAGGCCATGGGACAAGGAGAGGGATGGTTTTGTTATGGGTGAAGGTGCTGGTGTACTG GTTATGGAGAGCCTGGAGCATGCAATGAAGCGTGATGCACCAATAATTGCAGAATACTTGGGAGGGGCAGTGAACTGTGACGCTTACCATATGACTGATCCTAGATCAGATGGACTGGGTGTATCTTCCTGTATCAAAAAGAGCCTTGAAGATGCAGGTGTTGCACCTGAGGAG TCAATGATAGGCCATTGCCTAGGTGCAGCTGGTGGATTAGAAGCTATAGCCACGGTAGAAGCTATAACTACTGGATTGGTGCATCCGACAATTAATCAATTT AACCCAGAGCCTGAAGTTGAGTTCGATACAGTAGCCAATGAAAAGAAGCAGCATGAAGTGAATGTTG CCATCTCAAATTCCTTTGGATTCGGAGGACACAACTCGGTGGTAGTATTTGCTCCATTCAAGCCGTGA